The segment GCGGTAAAAAATCGCCTTTTCGCACCCATCTTTTTAATTCAACTTTTTTTAATTGCTCATTTAAAACGATACCTTTAGCTTGAACACTCTCTATTTTTTCTAACCATAATTGTTCAAAGGAATCTAATTCTACCTTAATTATTCCAGCTACTTCTTCAACTTGGAATTTAAAGTTAATTGTAAATTCATTTGGTATTATATATATAAATACTTGCCCAAACTCTCTATCAATCATATCTTCGTTAATAATCTCGTCTGGAATTTTTCCAATATAAATTAAATCCTCTATGGATACATTGGCACCTAACTCTTCATGTACTTCTCTAATCCCATCAGCGACACTTTCCGTTGCATTTAAATGTCCTGCCGCTGATATATCTAACATATTGGGATAGTCTTTCTTTTGATTACTTCTCAACTGAAAGTGTATATATTGTTTATTATTTTCAATACTTACAAACCAACAATGAAATGTCTCATGCCATAAACCTTTACTATGAACATTCTCCCTTGTAGATGTCCCTAATAGTTTGCCATTCACATCAAAAACCTTTAGTATCTCTGTATTCACTTGATCACCCTTTATTATTTTTTCTCAATAAATACATCTTCATGAATGTTAGGCTAAAGAAAAATAATTTTTTATCCCCTTTAATATGTAAAAAATGTAACCACACAGTTATTCCCACGTCTAATCTCATATGGGGTGAAAAAATGAAAATCAAACTTCTTATTTTAGCAATACTTTGTTCAATCTACTTAGCCGCTTGCACAGGTAATGAACAATCAACAAAAAATCTCCAACCAATCGAAATTAATGAAATGATTAGCTTTTCTGAACAAAGGCCAAATACCCTTCAAGTACTTGCAAATCAAGAGGATATTTTATCAATTACAAATTCGATAAACTCCGCCAAAAAATTGGATGGTAAAGTTGACATGGCCGACCCGCATTATCACTTAAAGGTAGGTAAAAGCAACTATTACTTGTGGGTAAACCAGGATCATACAGCAACTATCATGAATGTGAATGATACCAATACGATATACAGAATTTACGCTGCTGAAAAGTTTATAAGCACGATTCAACAATAGGTCACTATAAATACTTGTCCACCTCGGCAAGCACCTCTCCAGCAGTTCCTTGTAGAATCAAATCAAAATTTTGGCTATTGCCTGCAACATCTAGATTTATATATACAAGCTTTCCTTTACTCATCGCAGGCAATTGATTAACCGGGTACACTTCCAAACTCGTCCCAATGACAATGACTAAATCCGCACTTTGGATTTCCTTTAACGAACGGTTCCATGCCTCTTGGGGCAATGTTTCCCCAAAAAGCACAACATTTGGACGAAGCTTGCCCTTACAATATGTACATACGGCATTATCCATAAAATGCCCAAGTGGAAGCGGCTTCCCACAAGCTTGACAACGAATCGTGACAATATTACCGTGCAGCTCTGCTACTGCCTTATTCCCTGCCTGCTGATGAAAACGATCCACATTTTGAGTCGCAACGAGCTTTAGGAGCCCCCGCGTTTCCCAATCTGCTAAAATTTCATGCCCACGATGCGGTGTACAATCCGCTAAGCTTTTTATTCGCATTTGATAAAATTCACGAAACAGCTCGTAATTTTGCTGTAAGCTTTCCACCGATGCAACCGTTCGTGGATCGATATTTTTCCACCAGCCTGTACGTGAGCGGAAATCAGGAATACCGGATTCAGTCGACATCCCTGCTCCCGTTAAAATGACCGTTGAATTGGACTGCAACATCCACTGCGCTAAAGTTGAAGCTGTCATGTAAATCCTCCTTTTGAAAACGCGTTAAACCCTCAAGTAATATCTTGACGGATTATTATTATCGTAAGCTTATCAAAACGGGAAATCTGATTCCAGTAACTTGTTAAAGTAACCCCTTATTACATCCACTAAATCTTTTTGTTCAATCGAACGAATAATTAAAATTCCTATTTCAAGAAAAATGAGATGCTTCTTAATTAAAAGAAACACCTCATTCATACCAATTATTTAAATGTTCACGATCTCATAGCCTAAAAAAACAATTTATACGGTCATCCAAATTATGAACTGCTCAATAGTTGGAGAAGCCACTTCTTCATATCAACAAGTCGATTATATTCAGGGAATTCATTCGTTCCAGTAATAATGATCGGAACAATGGAATCTACTTTATGAAGAGAACCATGCGCCCCACCTCCCGCATGGTTATAACTATGTTCTTCTATAAACTCATAAGATGGCTTGGCATCCACGATAATGACACGCCCTTCCTGTGAATGAAGCGCTCCGTGTAGCCTTGCAAGGGCATCTGGATAATCTTGATACTGAATGCGTCTTTCAGCAGTAACCTTCAAACCTAAGACGGATTCATTCCCAGCAATTCGCCACGATTGTTCATAATCATCCACATACGTCCCCTTTGGTGAAAATATTAATTCCTCTTCACTTTTTGGACTTACAACATAGTTTTCTTTTTCATCTTTCCATGCGATAAAGCCAATACGCTCGTCTTCTTTTAAAGTGTTCACAATTTCAGACAATTCAACGTTTGGATCGTTTACGTAAATGTACGCCATACGCTCATTAATCGCGATTGCCAATTGGGCATTCTTCTTTTTTCGTTTCCAAAACGTATAATTCTTCAATGAATGATTTAAATCAATTAAAGAAGTTTCTTTCTCTTTATTTATAGATGATTGGCCACTATCTCCTAGTACGATCCAAGTTACCTTTTGAATTGATTCTTCCCAAGATGAAAAGTTATTTAATATTTCTTGTAGCGACTGATCTGCTTTTTCAATACCCTTTAAATCTTCCGGACCATGAAAGTGTACGGACGCATCCGAATCTGGTAAATAGGCCAGGGTAAAGGAGGGTAACTTATTTTGTTCGATTAAGTATTTTAGCTCATTTCGAGTGAATTTATTATTGACCCCCATACGGTTCCATATAAATTTATAACGAATATTTTCTGGACTATACTTAGATAACGCACCAAGTGAAAACAGTTTTGGTCCTTTTATTTCAATTTCTTTTGGCAAAAGATTAGCCATTGAAACAAG is part of the Solibacillus sp. FSL K6-1523 genome and harbors:
- a CDS encoding NUDIX hydrolase, with protein sequence MNTEILKVFDVNGKLLGTSTRENVHSKGLWHETFHCWFVSIENNKQYIHFQLRSNQKKDYPNMLDISAAGHLNATESVADGIREVHEELGANVSIEDLIYIGKIPDEIINEDMIDREFGQVFIYIIPNEFTINFKFQVEEVAGIIKVELDSFEQLWLEKIESVQAKGIVLNEQLKKVELKRWVRKGDFLPHNNTYIFKFLKELRYILNESIS
- a CDS encoding NAD-dependent deacylase, with the protein product MTASTLAQWMLQSNSTVILTGAGMSTESGIPDFRSRTGWWKNIDPRTVASVESLQQNYELFREFYQMRIKSLADCTPHRGHEILADWETRGLLKLVATQNVDRFHQQAGNKAVAELHGNIVTIRCQACGKPLPLGHFMDNAVCTYCKGKLRPNVVLFGETLPQEAWNRSLKEIQSADLVIVIGTSLEVYPVNQLPAMSKGKLVYINLDVAGNSQNFDLILQGTAGEVLAEVDKYL
- a CDS encoding alkaline phosphatase family protein; amino-acid sequence: MDEITINSTKKPIILIVVDSLMSDPLQKAVKEGNAPAFAFLINNGHLHEEMISSYPTMSVTIDSTLLTGTYPDQHKVPGLIWFKEDEYRMVSYGSGVSEIWHNGVRNVALDGVVHLNKNHLSKEVQTIHEELANRQLSSASINGLLYRGSIEHQLNVPKLVSMANLLPKEIEIKGPKLFSLGALSKYSPENIRYKFIWNRMGVNNKFTRNELKYLIEQNKLPSFTLAYLPDSDASVHFHGPEDLKGIEKADQSLQEILNNFSSWEESIQKVTWIVLGDSGQSSINKEKETSLIDLNHSLKNYTFWKRKKKNAQLAIAINERMAYIYVNDPNVELSEIVNTLKEDERIGFIAWKDEKENYVVSPKSEEELIFSPKGTYVDDYEQSWRIAGNESVLGLKVTAERRIQYQDYPDALARLHGALHSQEGRVIIVDAKPSYEFIEEHSYNHAGGGAHGSLHKVDSIVPIIITGTNEFPEYNRLVDMKKWLLQLLSSS